A genomic window from Mauremys mutica isolate MM-2020 ecotype Southern unplaced genomic scaffold, ASM2049712v1 000298F_np12_obj, whole genome shotgun sequence includes:
- the HSD17B10 gene encoding 3-hydroxyacyl-CoA dehydrogenase type-2, producing the protein MAAALRNVKGMVGLVTGGASGLGRATAERLVQQGASMVIVDLPTSDGPSVAKALGEQCVFAPADVTSEVDVKGVLALVREKFGRLDLAVNCAGIAVAVKTYNAKKDVPHSLEDFQRVLNVNVAGTFNVIRLSAGEMGKNDPDSDGHRGVIVNTASVAAFEGQVGQAAYSASKGGIVGMTLPIARDLAPMGIRVVTIAPGLFATPLLAGLPEKVRTFLARQVPFPSRLGLPGEYAHLVQCIVENPMLNGEVIRLDGAIRLQP; encoded by the exons ATGGCGGCGGCGTTGAGGAACGTGAAG GGGATGGTTGGCCTGGTcactggtggggcctctggcCTGGGTCGCGCCACCGCTGAGCGCCTGGTGCAGCAGGGAGCCAGCATGGTGATCGTGGACCTGCCAACGTCGGATGGGCCGAGTGTGGCCAAAGCGCTGGGGGAACAATGCGTCTTTGCTCCAGCTGAT GTGACGTCAGAGGTGGACGTAAAGGGGGTTCTGGCTCTGGTGCGGGAGAAGTTTGGGCGCTTGGATTTGGCCGTGAACTGCGCCGGAATCGCCGTGGCCGTCAAGACCTACAATGCCAAGAAGGACGTGCCCCACAGCCTGGAGGATTTCCAGAGGGTCCTCAAC gtCAATGTTGCCGGCACCTTTAACGTGATCCGACTGAGTGCTGGTGAGATGGGCAAAAATGACCCTGACTCCGATGGGCACAGAGGAGTGATCGTCAACACAGCCAGCGTGGCTGCTTTCGAGGGCCAG GTGGGTCAAGCCGCGTACTCCGCCTCTAAAGGGGGCATCGTGGGCATGACCCTGCCGATTGCCAGGGATCTGGCCCCTATGGGGATCCGTGTTGTCACCATCGCCCCAG gtctGTTTGCCACCCCCCTGTTGGCAGGGCTCCCCGAGAAGGTGCGAACGTTCCTGGCTCGCCAGGTGCCCTTCCCCAGCCGCCTGGGGCTGCCCGGGGAATACGCCCACCTGGTCCAGTGCATCGTGGAGAACCCCATGCTGAACGGGGAGGTGATCCGCCTGGACGGCGCCATCCGCCTGCAGCCCTGA
- the RIBC1 gene encoding RIB43A-like with coiled-coils protein 1: MHKVDLPVENKEAAALEARREREKQRLSRIFNARHRTMGVDVEALRSQVEERKLREETEKRRDGTYDAERVLCDRVAQMLEEEERQRVRRLHQAVQEFREQEQPPPTRREWDLYNPEGLRQDQPARVSDYDPRCGPASLQRFAGEDLALPSRRRLQQEQQCRSLEEQRAERLQAMADTKYADTLEDKKRMELDLRAQQLAQLEEECRRAKDLATADYNRAQAAEAAEQHRLARQRDQDDNQAEIHNHLTGQLLTEDPAVAESPLGPHRILTDRWKGMSPKQVEAVWKAQEEQRQENQRLREAERQREAEWEAQRQLAARAAMALEEEERRARLQLRKGLDAYNQQLAQEQRAQQQYLQREVYTNPPSAQYHLQFNTSSR, from the exons ATGCACAAAGTGGACCTACCGGTGGAGAACAAGGAGGCGGCTGCCCTCGAGGCGCGGAGGGAGCGAGAGAAGCAGCGACTGAGTCGCATCTTCAATGCACGCCACCGCACCATGGGG GTGGACGTGGAAGCCCTGAGAAGTCAAGTGGAGGAGCGGAAACTGAGAGAGGAAACGGAGAAACGCCGGGATGGGACCTATG acgCCGAGCGGGTGCTGTGCGACCGGGTGGCGCagatgctggaggaggaggaacgtCAGCGGGTGCGGCGCCTCCACCAGGCCGTGCAGGAGTTCCGGGAGCAGgagcagccaccccccacccggCGGGAGTGGGACCTGTACAACCCCGAGGGGCTGCGCCAGGACCAGCCGGCCCGGGTCAGCGACTACGACCCCCGCTGCGGTCCCGCCAGCCTGCAGCGCTTCGCCGGCGAGGACCTGGCGCTGCCCAGCCGCCGTcggctgcagcaggagcagcagtgccGCAGCCTGGAGGaacagcgggctgagcggctgcAGGCCATGGCCGACACCAAGTATGCAG ACACGCTGGAGGATAAGAAGCGGATGGAGCTGGACCTGCGGGCACAgcagctggcccagctggaggaggaatgCCGCCGTGCCAAGGACCTCGCCACGGCCGACTACAACCGGGCCCAG GCGGCGGAGGCAGCGGAGCAGCACCGGCTGGCGCGTCAGCGGGACCAGGACGACAACCAAGCCGAGATCCACAACCACCTGAcggggcagctgctgactgaggatcCAGCCGTGGCCGAGAGCCCGCTGGGGCCTCACCGTATTCTCACCGACCGCTGGAAGGGCATGAGCCCCAAGCAAGTGGAGGCCGTGTGGAAGGCCCAGGAGGAGCAACGGCAGGAGAACCAG aggctgCGGGAGGCAGAGCGGCAGCGGGAGGCTGAGTGGGAGGCGCAGCGGCAGCTGGCAGCCCGCGCGGCCATGgcgctggaggaggaggagcgccGGGCCCGGCTGCAGCTGAGGAAAGGCCTGGACGCCTACAACCAGCAGCTGGCGCAGGAGCAGAGGGCACA GCAGCAGTACCTGCAGAGGGAGGTGTACACCAACCCGCCCAGCGCCCAGTACCACCTGCAGTTCAACACCAGCAGCCGCTAG